One window of Gloeothece citriformis PCC 7424 genomic DNA carries:
- a CDS encoding aspartate aminotransferase family protein, protein MSPEILLDPSVTSNSSDTPTRPFNQDQFDTYVMNTYGRFPIAIEKGQGCRLWDTQGKEYLDFVAGIATCTLGHGHPALVETVSHQIQKLHHVSNLYYIPEQGELAQWIVDHSCADKVFFCNSGAEANEAAIKLVRKYAHTVLDFLDQPVILTAKASFHGRTLATITATGQPKYQKHFDPLVPGFEYVPYNDIDAVKNAIADIDEGNRRVAAIMLEPLQGEGGVRPGEIEYFLRLRKICDENNILLIFDEVQVGVGRSGKLWGYENLGVEPDIFTSAKGLAGGIPIGAMMCKKFCDVFEPGTHASTFGGNPFACAAALTVLKTIENDNILQNVQSRGEQLRTRLRAIVQKYPNLFTEVRGWGLINGMEISENTELTSIELVKEAMAQGLLLAPAGPKVLRFVPPLIVSEAEIDEAVTKLETAIANKI, encoded by the coding sequence GTGAGTCCAGAAATTTTACTAGATCCTTCTGTTACTTCTAATTCAAGTGATACCCCAACCCGTCCTTTTAATCAAGATCAATTTGATACTTATGTGATGAATACCTATGGACGGTTTCCCATTGCCATAGAAAAGGGGCAGGGTTGTCGGTTGTGGGATACACAAGGGAAAGAATACCTTGATTTTGTGGCCGGCATTGCCACTTGTACTTTAGGTCATGGTCATCCGGCTTTAGTAGAAACGGTATCCCATCAAATTCAAAAATTACATCACGTTTCTAATCTATACTATATCCCCGAACAGGGAGAATTGGCTCAGTGGATCGTCGATCACTCTTGCGCGGATAAGGTCTTTTTCTGCAATTCTGGGGCAGAAGCTAACGAAGCCGCCATTAAATTAGTCCGTAAATATGCCCATACTGTCCTAGATTTTCTCGATCAACCCGTTATTTTAACTGCTAAAGCGAGTTTTCACGGTCGCACCCTAGCCACCATTACCGCCACCGGACAACCTAAATATCAAAAACATTTTGATCCGTTAGTGCCTGGATTTGAATATGTCCCCTACAATGATATCGATGCGGTAAAAAATGCGATCGCTGATATTGACGAAGGCAATCGGCGAGTGGCGGCGATTATGTTAGAACCTTTGCAGGGAGAGGGGGGAGTGCGTCCGGGAGAGATTGAGTATTTCTTGCGGTTGCGGAAAATTTGCGATGAGAATAATATTCTCTTGATCTTTGATGAGGTTCAAGTCGGGGTCGGGCGTAGTGGCAAATTATGGGGGTATGAAAATTTAGGGGTTGAACCGGATATTTTTACCAGTGCAAAAGGGTTGGCCGGCGGGATTCCCATTGGGGCGATGATGTGCAAAAAGTTCTGTGATGTATTTGAACCCGGCACTCATGCGAGTACCTTTGGCGGCAACCCCTTTGCTTGTGCTGCTGCCTTAACTGTCCTGAAAACCATCGAAAATGATAATATTCTCCAAAATGTGCAATCAAGAGGGGAACAATTACGGACTCGTTTAAGGGCGATCGTGCAAAAATATCCTAATCTATTTACCGAAGTGAGAGGATGGGGATTAATTAACGGTATGGAAATTAGCGAAAATACGGAATTAACCTCGATCGAGTTAGTCAAAGAAGCGATGGCACAAGGGTTATTATTAGCCCCGGCAGGGCCAAAAGTATTACGGTTTGTTCCTCCTTTAATTGTTTCTGAAGCAGAAATTGATGAAGCGGTTACGAAGTTAGAGACAGCGATCGCTAATAAAATTTAG
- a CDS encoding Bpu10I family restriction endonuclease: MPELSRPHYTKLKACLDNPRLPEADKERLEEAVRKYHEWIAELESIERGQADTVEKLVEATNRYKRFIELDLIFDSSDNFLYRQKGQLKLDNTILEEFLPQVVFRSLRGIDDSFELGPRNTFSGLSFLSSLGNLGQGGEPSIRTKDQDFILGKKLYLKSSFDAEFQDYKLIESHLGYVCAECKTNLDKTMFQEAVATSRDLKIAVPGSLYFLICEFLDMTPISIISTQIDDVLIVRKTKRMSSNIRQEYRTPEERQRHRQQYVDFLDSSQYYPDVFQRMINKIQALIDDTSPSMENVLNQGHF, encoded by the coding sequence ATGCCTGAACTTTCTCGGCCTCATTACACAAAACTAAAAGCGTGTCTCGACAACCCTCGGCTACCCGAAGCTGATAAGGAACGTTTAGAAGAAGCTGTTAGAAAGTATCACGAGTGGATTGCTGAATTAGAATCAATTGAACGGGGTCAAGCCGATACAGTAGAGAAATTAGTCGAAGCTACTAACCGATATAAACGTTTTATTGAACTTGACTTGATCTTTGATAGTTCAGACAATTTTTTGTATAGGCAGAAGGGGCAACTAAAACTAGATAATACTATATTGGAAGAATTTTTGCCTCAAGTAGTTTTCCGTAGTTTGCGAGGAATAGATGATTCTTTTGAATTAGGCCCAAGAAATACATTCTCTGGATTGAGTTTCTTATCCTCTCTTGGAAATCTCGGTCAAGGGGGTGAACCATCCATCAGAACCAAAGATCAGGATTTCATACTTGGGAAAAAGTTATATTTAAAGTCATCCTTCGATGCAGAATTTCAAGACTATAAGTTGATTGAGTCACATCTGGGATATGTTTGTGCGGAATGCAAAACAAATCTAGATAAGACCATGTTTCAAGAAGCAGTTGCAACCAGCAGAGATTTAAAAATTGCTGTTCCTGGATCTTTATATTTTTTAATTTGTGAATTCCTTGACATGACACCAATTTCAATCATTTCAACTCAAATTGATGATGTTTTAATTGTGCGTAAAACAAAGCGTATGTCTTCTAATATTCGACAAGAGTATCGAACGCCAGAGGAAAGACAGCGTCATAGACAGCAATATGTAGATTTTTTGGATTCTTCTCAATACTATCCTGATGTATTTCAAAGGATGATTAACAAAATTCAAGCTCTAATTGATGACACAAGTCCATCAATGGAAAATGTTTTAAACCAAGGGCATTTCTAA
- a CDS encoding DNA methyltransferase, protein MKEFDKPIPQEKLDILEKTRSNLFAWRGQFSPQLIEVILNSYCLSNSVILDPFAGSGTVLLEAGILELEAYGFEINPAAWILSKIYEFINNYQRKESVKTIRKLIDREFPFIIFDNDVQVQDLDLKLKKIRSELDGKTINLFDALIILLDVANNQITNEFIQAKFANLANVIEKLPYSKKPIRVGLSDARSLPLKNDQIDFVVTSPPYINVFNYHQNYRKSTEILEWDLLKIAKSEIGSNRANRGNRFYTVVQYCLDMADTLRELSRVTKKDARIVLIVGHESNVLGVPFYNADIIEKIGIRANLFQKILRQKREFKNKFGKVLREDIINFINLKNNLSDKTIEKIARQVAFNVLESSFFLVSSKNIIYLKTAIDRVQSLEKTPILDKKYYIY, encoded by the coding sequence TTGAAGGAGTTTGACAAACCCATTCCCCAAGAAAAACTTGATATTCTTGAAAAGACTAGATCTAATCTATTTGCTTGGCGAGGTCAGTTTTCTCCACAGCTTATTGAAGTTATCTTAAACTCATATTGCCTATCTAATTCCGTTATTCTCGATCCTTTTGCCGGTAGTGGAACTGTTTTGCTAGAGGCTGGTATTCTCGAATTGGAAGCCTACGGTTTTGAAATTAATCCAGCAGCGTGGATTCTTAGCAAAATTTATGAATTTATTAATAATTATCAAAGAAAGGAGTCTGTCAAAACTATCAGAAAATTAATCGATAGGGAGTTTCCCTTTATAATTTTTGACAATGATGTTCAAGTGCAAGATTTAGACCTAAAGTTAAAAAAAATTAGAAGTGAGTTAGATGGAAAAACCATTAACTTATTCGATGCTTTAATAATTCTTCTAGATGTGGCAAATAATCAAATTACCAATGAATTTATACAAGCTAAGTTTGCTAATTTAGCAAATGTAATTGAAAAACTTCCTTACTCAAAAAAGCCCATAAGAGTAGGTCTATCAGATGCTCGTTCTCTTCCCTTAAAAAACGATCAGATAGATTTTGTTGTCACTTCGCCCCCTTATATTAATGTATTTAATTATCATCAAAATTATCGGAAATCTACTGAGATATTAGAATGGGATCTATTAAAAATAGCCAAGTCAGAAATTGGCTCTAATAGAGCTAACAGGGGAAATCGCTTTTACACAGTAGTACAATACTGTTTAGATATGGCTGATACTCTAAGAGAGCTTTCAAGAGTGACTAAAAAAGACGCTCGAATTGTCTTGATTGTCGGACATGAATCTAATGTTCTTGGAGTTCCTTTTTACAACGCTGATATCATTGAAAAAATTGGCATAAGAGCAAATTTGTTTCAAAAAATTTTGAGGCAAAAAAGAGAATTTAAAAATAAGTTTGGTAAAGTTCTTAGAGAAGATATAATTAATTTTATTAATTTAAAGAATAACCTTTCTGATAAAACAATTGAAAAAATTGCCAGGCAAGTAGCATTTAATGTATTAGAAAGTAGTTTTTTTTTAGTATCTTCAAAAAATATTATTTATTTAAAAACTGCAATTGATCGAGTTCAATCTCTTGAAAAAACTCCTATTTTAGATAAAAAATATTATATTTATTAA
- a CDS encoding S1 family peptidase has product MLTKFKSKKITSLGLGIILNFLAFPVLTLPPQDIAHQAKKITVKITGSDLEQSGVLLSQDENQYWVLTCTPKQKSAFNKAQIITSDNQSHNILSNQIIELEQFPVTLIPVKVERSYETAILGDSNVIQQGERVYLAGFIQPSRNPEEKLPQFFFTDGIISSVVERLKSSSFTYTNQIYPGMEGNPIFNDQGALIGLYCQNYPIANRQKKDIQLNWGIPIYLLTELAQQKGLTFGFSPFGSPPPSFEP; this is encoded by the coding sequence ATGTTAACAAAATTTAAATCAAAAAAAATTACCAGCTTAGGATTGGGAATAATTTTAAATTTTCTGGCTTTTCCAGTCCTAACTTTACCCCCACAAGATATTGCTCATCAAGCTAAAAAAATTACAGTTAAAATTACTGGCTCTGACCTTGAACAAAGTGGAGTTTTACTGAGTCAAGATGAAAATCAATACTGGGTTTTAACTTGTACTCCGAAACAAAAATCCGCCTTTAATAAAGCTCAAATTATTACTTCTGACAATCAATCTCATAATATTCTCTCTAATCAAATTATTGAGCTAGAGCAATTTCCAGTGACTTTAATTCCTGTGAAAGTTGAACGATCCTATGAAACAGCTATTCTAGGAGATTCTAATGTTATTCAACAAGGAGAGAGAGTTTATCTTGCTGGTTTTATCCAACCTTCCCGTAACCCAGAAGAAAAACTGCCCCAATTTTTCTTTACTGATGGAATAATTTCTAGTGTAGTTGAACGCCTTAAATCATCCAGTTTTACCTATACTAATCAAATTTATCCGGGCATGGAAGGAAACCCTATTTTTAATGATCAAGGAGCATTAATTGGGCTTTATTGTCAAAATTACCCTATAGCCAATCGGCAAAAAAAAGATATTCAACTAAACTGGGGAATTCCTATTTATCTCCTAACAGAACTCGCTCAACAAAAAGGGTTAACTTTCGGGTTTTCACCTTTTGGTTCTCCTCCTCCTTCCTTTGAACCTTAG
- a CDS encoding CAP domain-containing protein, with protein MQKNKFCLMTLGLSLGIYSLFVEITNILKLFPLLAQTQYEIELLNLTNTQKQKVRLVSLQMSSQLNQAQDLIKYQQTLISQTPSSTPPVEANKQECEGEKILSALICPGDELNAQENQLYELINQYRLQKGLSSIPLSPSLNRVANRHLQDLQSNEKLYNRNGRDWRFGWSDCPYDGNNPSTFSCMWAAPQRLKTAYSGKGYELLCGGKGKITPQEALRCWQKSNSNHNVILNGGEWQNYQWNAIGIAIDKGYANLWFGQEFDRTTQTSNPPKPLPRPGRIW; from the coding sequence ATGCAAAAGAACAAATTTTGTTTGATGACTTTAGGGTTATCCCTAGGAATCTATAGTTTATTCGTTGAAATAACCAACATCTTAAAATTATTTCCTTTATTAGCTCAAACTCAATATGAAATAGAACTACTCAATCTAACTAATACCCAAAAACAAAAAGTCAGATTAGTCTCATTACAAATGTCTTCTCAATTAAATCAGGCGCAAGATTTAATTAAATATCAACAAACCTTAATCAGTCAAACCCCTTCCTCTACTCCTCCTGTCGAGGCTAATAAACAAGAGTGTGAAGGGGAAAAGATTCTTTCTGCTTTAATTTGTCCTGGGGATGAGTTAAATGCTCAAGAAAATCAATTATATGAATTAATTAATCAATATCGGCTTCAAAAAGGACTATCTTCTATTCCTTTATCCCCCTCTTTAAATCGAGTTGCTAACCGTCATCTCCAAGATTTACAAAGCAACGAAAAACTTTATAATCGCAATGGGAGAGATTGGCGTTTTGGCTGGAGTGATTGCCCCTATGATGGGAATAATCCTAGCACTTTTTCTTGTATGTGGGCAGCCCCTCAGCGCTTAAAAACTGCTTATTCCGGTAAAGGTTATGAACTGCTTTGTGGAGGAAAAGGAAAAATTACCCCTCAAGAAGCGTTACGATGTTGGCAAAAAAGTAATTCTAATCATAATGTCATTCTTAATGGAGGAGAGTGGCAAAATTATCAATGGAATGCCATAGGAATAGCCATAGACAAAGGATATGCTAATCTGTGGTTTGGTCAAGAATTCGATCGAACGACTCAAACCTCTAATCCCCCTAAGCCTCTACCTCGACCGGGTAGAATTTGGTAG
- a CDS encoding cytochrome b/b6 domain-containing protein, giving the protein MSRSQPYQPLLLRILHGFNALLIILAILTSFWVYNTYDGRLIRLPLPNIPDMIGIHGTFGLWVLIIFPFFAVYSFHRGEKRLIQADSVNKLSQVGKPIWWYSLYRIINTIMLLAATWALITGRNMKEEWLPDGKLDMMWYNLHVSAWIILVICLIVHILMGLKVGGVPLIVSMFNWKYRPSDSPKLWGQNIKTFLNKTRGTRE; this is encoded by the coding sequence GTGAGTCGTTCCCAACCTTATCAACCCTTATTGTTGAGAATTCTTCACGGATTCAATGCCCTATTGATCATTTTGGCAATTCTGACCTCATTTTGGGTTTATAATACTTATGATGGTCGATTAATTCGACTGCCTTTACCGAATATTCCTGATATGATTGGGATTCATGGAACGTTTGGATTATGGGTTTTAATTATTTTTCCATTTTTTGCTGTCTATAGTTTTCATCGAGGAGAAAAACGCTTAATTCAAGCTGATTCGGTTAATAAATTATCTCAAGTGGGTAAACCTATTTGGTGGTATAGCCTTTACCGAATAATTAATACTATCATGTTACTAGCTGCAACTTGGGCATTAATTACCGGTAGAAATATGAAAGAAGAATGGCTACCGGATGGAAAGTTAGACATGATGTGGTATAACCTTCATGTATCCGCTTGGATTATTCTAGTGATTTGTTTAATTGTTCATATTTTGATGGGGCTAAAAGTAGGGGGTGTGCCTCTGATTGTCTCTATGTTTAACTGGAAATATCGCCCTAGTGATTCTCCTAAACTTTGGGGACAAAATATTAAAACCTTTCTCAATAAAACCCGAGGAACAAGGGAATGA
- a CDS encoding cytochrome P450 codes for MTFPPRPTEPQLLRTLKLLFRPTDYLDDYGKRFGDCFAIGSSERGFVYINHPTAIQKIFTAPAEQFESGRGNGVLRFLLGDNSLVLLDGESHQRQRKLLMPPFHGERLRTYQHLICEITQQVTEQLTVGKTFRVRPIMQEITLRVILQAVFGLTEGDRYAKLRGLLTTVLDSVSSPISSSLLFFRFLQKDWGPLSPWGRFLRLKAEVDQLLCDEIQERQKQEKLDGDDILTLLLSARDENGEPMTLLELRDELMTLLVAGHETTASALTWAFYWVHSLPEVQDKLRFELSNLGDNPDLSEISRLPYLNAVCLETLRIYPVAVMAFARILKSEMELLGYKFRANTALGPCIYLLHRREDLYPEADKFKPERFLERQYSPYEFIPFGGGNRRCIGMALAMLEMKLVLASILSNFQLELINSRPLKPVRRGLTLAAPNSFKMRVSSRH; via the coding sequence ATGACTTTTCCTCCTCGTCCTACAGAACCTCAACTGCTGCGAACGTTAAAACTCCTATTCCGTCCTACAGACTATTTAGATGATTATGGTAAACGCTTTGGCGACTGCTTTGCCATAGGAAGTTCAGAAAGAGGCTTTGTTTATATTAATCATCCTACAGCGATCCAGAAAATTTTTACCGCTCCGGCTGAACAATTTGAAAGTGGAAGAGGAAACGGGGTTTTAAGATTTTTATTAGGGGATAATTCTCTTGTCTTACTTGATGGCGAATCTCATCAGCGTCAACGTAAATTATTAATGCCTCCTTTTCATGGGGAAAGGTTGCGAACTTATCAACACTTAATCTGCGAAATTACCCAACAAGTTACCGAACAGTTGACGGTAGGGAAAACTTTCCGAGTTCGTCCTATTATGCAGGAAATTACCCTGAGAGTAATTTTACAAGCGGTTTTTGGGTTAACTGAAGGCGATCGCTATGCTAAATTAAGAGGACTATTAACCACTGTTCTCGACTCTGTTAGTTCTCCTATAAGTTCTAGTTTGCTATTTTTTAGATTTTTACAAAAAGATTGGGGGCCGTTAAGTCCTTGGGGAAGATTTCTCAGACTGAAAGCAGAAGTCGATCAATTATTATGTGATGAAATTCAAGAACGTCAGAAACAAGAAAAATTAGACGGAGATGATATTTTAACTCTGTTATTATCGGCCAGGGATGAAAACGGAGAACCGATGACTTTACTTGAATTACGGGATGAATTGATGACTCTATTAGTGGCCGGTCATGAAACCACTGCTTCAGCGCTAACCTGGGCATTTTATTGGGTTCATTCTCTTCCCGAAGTTCAAGATAAATTGCGGTTTGAATTATCAAATTTAGGAGATAATCCCGATCTTAGTGAAATTTCTCGACTGCCTTATTTAAATGCTGTTTGTTTAGAAACCTTGCGAATTTATCCGGTTGCTGTCATGGCATTTGCTAGAATTCTTAAATCAGAAATGGAATTATTAGGCTATAAATTTCGGGCAAATACAGCATTAGGGCCTTGTATTTATTTGTTACATCGACGAGAAGATCTTTATCCTGAAGCGGATAAATTTAAACCCGAACGCTTTTTAGAGAGGCAATATTCCCCTTATGAATTTATTCCTTTTGGAGGGGGAAATCGTCGCTGTATTGGCATGGCTTTAGCGATGTTAGAAATGAAGTTAGTTTTAGCTAGTATTTTATCTAATTTTCAGTTAGAATTAATTAATTCTCGTCCTCTTAAACCCGTCCGCAGAGGATTAACCCTTGCTGCCCCTAATTCTTTTAAAATGAGAGTAAGTAGTCGTCATTAA
- a CDS encoding RNA-guided endonuclease InsQ/TnpB family protein yields MYKAYKFKIYPNTEQQIALAKAFGCCRWYWNYSLNLCQETYNKTGKGLSRGYIQGLLPGLKKEYPWLTDAYSQCLQVVALNLSTAYKNFFDKRAKLPRFKSKHGRQSISYPANVKFEDDYLKLPKIGLVYCRRHRDFEGTIKTVTISKNPDEKYFASVLVDDGKEQTEPSVEGKAIGIDLGLTHFAITSNGSKYDNPKHLVKHSRNLKKKQQSLSRKKKGSNRRNKARKLVAKVHSKIARCREDFIHKLSRKLVNENQVIAVENLNVKGMVRNHNLAKAISDVGWGQFCTMLKYKAQREGKTYIEIDRFFPSSKTCNVCLNQVGSLPLDVRSWTCEHCQTNHDRDINAAINIRNESLRILSLGTSDTANGGDVRRMGGKLDYLLDAIPCEVGSPNYTVG; encoded by the coding sequence ATGTATAAAGCATATAAGTTCAAAATATATCCAAATACCGAGCAACAGATAGCCTTGGCTAAAGCTTTTGGCTGTTGTAGATGGTATTGGAACTATAGCTTGAATTTATGTCAAGAAACCTATAATAAGACAGGAAAAGGATTATCTAGAGGTTATATTCAAGGTTTATTGCCTGGACTCAAAAAAGAATATCCTTGGTTGACTGATGCTTATTCTCAGTGTTTACAGGTTGTCGCTTTGAACTTATCAACCGCTTACAAAAACTTTTTTGATAAACGGGCAAAACTCCCTAGATTCAAATCTAAACACGGTAGGCAATCTATCAGCTATCCTGCTAATGTGAAGTTTGAAGATGATTACCTTAAACTTCCTAAAATTGGCTTAGTTTATTGCCGTCGTCATAGGGATTTTGAGGGAACTATTAAAACTGTTACCATCTCAAAAAATCCAGATGAAAAATATTTTGCTTCTGTTTTAGTGGATGACGGGAAAGAACAAACAGAGCCATCAGTTGAAGGAAAAGCTATCGGAATTGATTTGGGATTGACTCATTTTGCTATTACCAGCAATGGGAGTAAATATGATAATCCTAAACATTTGGTCAAACATTCAAGGAATCTTAAGAAGAAACAACAAAGTTTATCTCGTAAGAAGAAAGGAAGCAACAGAAGAAATAAAGCCAGAAAACTTGTCGCTAAAGTTCACAGTAAAATAGCTAGATGTCGTGAAGATTTTATACATAAACTAAGCCGTAAGTTAGTAAACGAAAACCAAGTTATTGCAGTAGAAAATCTCAATGTCAAGGGCATGGTTAGGAATCATAATCTAGCCAAAGCTATTAGCGATGTTGGTTGGGGTCAATTCTGTACAATGCTCAAATACAAGGCTCAAAGAGAGGGAAAAACTTATATAGAAATAGATAGGTTTTTTCCATCTTCTAAAACCTGTAATGTCTGTCTAAATCAGGTTGGAAGCTTACCCCTTGATGTTAGGAGTTGGACTTGTGAGCATTGCCAAACTAACCATGACCGTGACATTAACGCAGCGATAAACATCAGAAATGAGTCCTTACGGATATTGTCGTTAGGAACTAGCGACACAGCCAATGGAGGGGATGTAAGACGGATGGGAGGTAAGCTTGATTACCTTTTAGACGCTATCCCTTGCGAAGTTGGAAGCCCCAACTATACCGTAGGTTAG
- a CDS encoding SDR family oxidoreductase, with product MSCNAHLCDVIGALQLEEIATTQKRTELMFLVTGATGSLGRRVVRHLREQGKPVRGFVRLLSRYGELEDRGAEIFIGDLRNDKDIAKACQGVDYIISAHGSDNDAQALDYRANIELIDQAKANDVKHFVYISVLGVDRGYEDAPVFKAKREVEKYLIASGLNYTILRPSGFANNLLPLAERFRDTGFYLLIGDPKNRSSIVSTDDLAKIAIDSVSVEGAKNQIFAVGSPEILTRETIPMIFSKVFNQEPIVINVPLFVLDGVRSGVGFINPQFQRSLGTLRTLLANEFFCTPDEIATVESVYNINLETLENFIRRYLGGRQ from the coding sequence ATGTCGTGTAATGCTCACTTGTGTGATGTTATTGGGGCATTACAATTAGAAGAGATAGCGACTACACAGAAAAGGACTGAGTTAATGTTTTTAGTTACCGGTGCAACAGGATCTTTAGGCCGTAGAGTTGTGAGACACTTAAGAGAACAAGGAAAACCCGTTAGGGGGTTTGTTCGTCTTTTGTCTCGTTATGGAGAACTTGAAGATAGAGGGGCAGAGATTTTTATTGGAGATTTACGCAATGATAAAGACATTGCTAAAGCCTGTCAAGGAGTTGATTATATTATTAGCGCACATGGTTCAGATAATGATGCTCAAGCTTTAGATTATCGGGCTAATATTGAGTTAATCGATCAAGCTAAAGCTAATGACGTTAAACATTTTGTCTATATTTCGGTTTTGGGAGTCGATCGGGGATATGAAGATGCTCCCGTATTTAAAGCTAAACGAGAAGTTGAAAAATATCTCATAGCGAGTGGATTAAATTATACTATTTTACGTCCTTCAGGATTTGCCAATAATCTCTTACCTCTTGCAGAAAGATTTCGGGATACGGGATTTTATTTATTAATTGGAGATCCGAAAAATCGGTCTTCTATTGTGAGTACCGATGATTTAGCTAAAATTGCCATTGATTCTGTTTCAGTTGAAGGCGCAAAAAATCAAATTTTTGCCGTCGGAAGTCCGGAAATTTTAACTAGAGAAACGATTCCGATGATTTTTTCTAAAGTCTTTAATCAAGAGCCAATTGTGATTAATGTTCCTTTATTTGTTCTCGATGGAGTTCGATCGGGAGTCGGTTTTATTAATCCTCAATTCCAACGGTCTTTAGGAACTTTAAGAACTTTATTAGCTAATGAATTTTTTTGTACTCCTGACGAAATTGCTACGGTGGAATCAGTTTATAATATTAACTTAGAAACATTAGAGAATTTTATTCGCCGCTACTTGGGAGGGAGACAATAA
- the murD gene encoding UDP-N-acetylmuramoyl-L-alanine--D-glutamate ligase, whose protein sequence is MPKATIIGLGRSGIAAARVLKGDNWEVTLSDRSNSPNLQQTQGQLQQEGITVKLGDSFTLNPEDLPNLIVVSPGVPWDIPVLVEARDQGIDTIGELELAWRYLNGCSWVGITGTNGKTTTTALIAAIFKAAGLNAPACGNIGYAACELALTQQSYDWIIAEISSYQIESSATLSPKIGIWTTFTPDHLERHKTLDNYYQIKASLLSRCRRQIFNGDDPYLHNIGLSQWKDSYWTSVKGKEALLCDPSKGIYLQDNWIVAFGELIAPINLFKMVGEHNQQNLLMAVGAARLADINKDAIAEAMATFSGVPHRLELIRTIAGVDYINDSKATNYDAAQVGLSSVEAPVILIAGGQAKKGDDTEWIKLIKAKVATVLLIGEAASTFAQRLQESDYYAYEIVETMENAVERSASLATDKGVKIVLLSPACASFDQYQSFEHRGDHFRELCLQL, encoded by the coding sequence ATGCCCAAAGCTACCATTATCGGACTCGGAAGATCGGGAATTGCAGCCGCAAGAGTATTAAAAGGGGACAATTGGGAGGTTACGTTAAGCGATCGCTCTAACAGTCCCAATTTACAGCAAACTCAAGGCCAACTACAACAAGAAGGAATAACCGTTAAACTGGGAGACAGTTTTACCCTCAACCCCGAAGATTTACCGAATTTGATCGTGGTGAGTCCGGGAGTGCCTTGGGATATTCCCGTTTTAGTCGAGGCTAGAGATCAAGGCATTGATACCATAGGAGAATTAGAATTAGCGTGGCGCTATCTTAATGGTTGTTCATGGGTAGGAATAACGGGAACTAACGGCAAAACCACCACAACCGCCCTGATAGCAGCTATTTTCAAAGCCGCAGGATTGAACGCTCCGGCCTGTGGTAATATTGGCTATGCCGCCTGTGAATTAGCCTTAACTCAACAGTCTTACGATTGGATTATTGCGGAAATTAGTAGCTATCAAATCGAATCTTCTGCGACTTTATCGCCAAAAATTGGCATTTGGACAACCTTTACCCCCGATCATCTCGAACGTCACAAAACTCTAGACAATTATTATCAGATTAAAGCGTCTTTACTCAGTCGTTGTCGCCGTCAAATTTTCAACGGGGATGATCCCTATTTACATAACATTGGGTTGAGTCAATGGAAAGATAGTTATTGGACAAGTGTAAAAGGAAAAGAGGCTTTATTGTGCGATCCTTCTAAAGGAATTTACCTTCAGGATAACTGGATAGTTGCTTTTGGGGAATTAATTGCTCCGATTAATTTATTTAAAATGGTTGGAGAACATAACCAACAAAATTTATTAATGGCTGTTGGGGCAGCTAGATTAGCCGATATTAATAAAGATGCGATCGCTGAAGCTATGGCGACTTTTTCGGGTGTTCCTCATCGCTTAGAATTAATTCGCACAATTGCCGGTGTAGATTACATTAATGATAGTAAAGCGACTAATTATGATGCGGCTCAAGTGGGATTATCTTCGGTTGAAGCTCCTGTTATTTTAATTGCCGGTGGGCAAGCTAAAAAAGGGGATGATACAGAATGGATTAAATTGATTAAAGCGAAAGTCGCAACAGTATTATTAATAGGAGAAGCCGCCTCAACTTTTGCTCAACGATTACAAGAATCAGATTATTATGCTTATGAAATTGTAGAAACAATGGAAAATGCAGTTGAACGATCAGCCTCATTAGCAACAGATAAAGGGGTTAAAATCGTGTTATTATCGCCAGCCTGTGCCAGTTTTGATCAATATCAAAGTTTTGAACATCGAGGAGATCATTTTCGGGAATTATGTTTACAGTTATAA
- a CDS encoding DUF2795 domain-containing protein, translated as MAISAVDISKLFAGMDFPASKQDLVNRANQENANQELKDIVSQMPDREYETMADVEKGFGEVK; from the coding sequence ATGGCTATCTCTGCTGTAGATATTTCTAAACTATTCGCTGGGATGGATTTTCCGGCTTCTAAGCAAGATTTGGTTAACCGAGCTAATCAAGAAAATGCTAATCAGGAATTAAAAGATATTGTCTCCCAAATGCCTGATAGAGAGTATGAGACGATGGCAGATGTAGAAAAAGGGTTTGGTGAAGTTAAATAG